One halophilic archaeon DL31 genomic region harbors:
- a CDS encoding DNA primase-like protein (KEGG: hsl:OE5001R DNA primase-like protein), with protein MTWRQATREEIYAYYAEEFPRYLDDLPEFITATGPKQYAVAFRESHPVRKDEVPDKDFIRRDTWQTDASGDRTTPEFDDLEDVVEFIRNPARNDPLGRSKFALADPEVLEKPDPRPDAVYYALDHWERPWVLLVDIDAKEIARDRADEMVSADGDDRDDDALLDAAGILDAAPEGYSYAFEDVDRAIEYGFEVCDIFEDDFDAEETMVVYSGQGVHVYLLDTDPAHRYDEQSREVLNDLLLETYDIPIDPVVTADRRRVARLPYSLHADVCSIVQPIESPAFDVRSATPEVIDE; from the coding sequence ATGACCTGGCGACAGGCGACCCGCGAGGAGATTTACGCCTACTACGCCGAGGAGTTCCCCCGCTATCTGGACGACCTGCCGGAATTCATCACGGCGACCGGCCCGAAACAGTACGCCGTCGCCTTTCGCGAGTCCCACCCGGTGCGCAAAGACGAGGTGCCGGACAAGGACTTCATCCGGCGGGATACGTGGCAAACAGATGCGTCGGGCGACCGAACGACGCCCGAGTTCGACGACCTCGAGGACGTCGTCGAGTTCATTCGGAATCCAGCCCGCAACGACCCGCTGGGGCGGAGCAAATTCGCACTTGCTGATCCGGAGGTGCTGGAGAAACCGGACCCACGGCCCGACGCCGTCTACTACGCACTGGATCACTGGGAACGGCCGTGGGTCCTCTTGGTCGATATCGACGCGAAAGAGATCGCCCGCGACCGAGCGGACGAGATGGTCTCAGCGGACGGCGACGACCGGGACGACGATGCGCTCCTCGACGCTGCGGGTATCCTCGACGCCGCTCCCGAGGGGTATTCGTACGCCTTCGAAGATGTCGACCGCGCTATCGAGTACGGGTTCGAGGTGTGCGACATCTTCGAGGACGATTTCGACGCCGAGGAGACGATGGTCGTGTACAGCGGGCAGGGTGTCCACGTCTACCTCCTCGATACGGATCCGGCGCACCGGTACGACGAGCAGAGTCGCGAAGTGTTGAACGACCTCCTCCTCGAGACGTACGACATCCCTATCGACCCCGTCGTGACGGCCGACCGCCGGCGCGTCGCCCGCCTACCCTACTCGCTGCACGCCGACGTCTGCAGTATCGTCCAACCCATCGAGAGTCCGGCGTTCGACGTTCGGTCGGCGACACCCGAGGTGATCGACGAATGA
- a CDS encoding hypothetical protein (KEGG: hsl:OE5434R hypothetical protein) — translation MASERRSETRSAHQAASTPDDQAPWADLEVVVPTDRDHTSVVALVECALVELTHEAVGAVFVSRQVGQSTRTQYVAADGVGEQFQKRHFDDRLGWNETTVPRRIVRDEIITQLTRSPSTTAERSGEGATSEPDTFVVKPVRELRTP, via the coding sequence ATGGCTTCGGAACGACGCAGCGAGACACGATCTGCGCATCAAGCGGCAAGTACCCCGGACGACCAGGCGCCGTGGGCAGACCTTGAGGTGGTGGTCCCGACTGACCGAGATCATACGTCGGTCGTTGCCCTCGTGGAGTGTGCTCTCGTTGAACTCACGCACGAGGCCGTGGGCGCCGTCTTCGTCTCACGGCAGGTCGGGCAGTCGACGCGGACGCAATACGTTGCGGCCGACGGCGTCGGCGAGCAGTTCCAGAAACGGCACTTCGACGACCGGCTGGGCTGGAACGAGACCACCGTCCCTCGACGGATCGTTCGCGACGAGATCATCACCCAGCTCACGCGGTCGCCCTCGACGACGGCGGAACGATCAGGTGAGGGAGCAACCAGCGAGCCAGACACCTTCGTCGTGAAGCCAGTTCGAGAGCTCCGAACGCCGTAA
- a CDS encoding hypothetical protein (KEGG: hsl:OE5004R hypothetical protein), producing MTEYLRVTPTSERLEPENIPRVLDSLHKLTTPGSSGLGAKLNPLHSETPPRFEFLAISDGPDDPVEFFYGADAHLDTLEKRLRSIYPATFDIERIDVDVAARLIQPVEFTPQEFVDHYEAGRLQYEFGPAEQYDIVDEESVDAETAEADPVVDGGTASTSVPDHHVTVGDSALELAPPDALPDDEEERRAIEKPTMTPAGTILARPAQDAVSPLGVRWCGSASRKQDWMTSLTPFTAEETDSDLSSADEPGAALASLIDHLMEATAPTAFQVVFQRRASWQSDAEVRKEDLVDGRDTFFQEVVGSFLEVEEQRSDQDDRQLSEAVEKRIESIDAKNAKRSFTVNIRAAGVPVDDTHDDLDGRMDSLLPVFDPLDGPFYEVEGQRLRNSGFREKTKEKKARAALQRLLNRELTTGRGKTRPELVLSGTELANFVLVPSSEQLTVEGTRGTRAEQQSRNPLPWPNPDLIQQFQEGMEIGYALDENGEPRPDPIRIPPDLLPTHYGRFASTGGGKSKAIINDALSLRESTGGPVVLVDPKGDGMCENYLRCHYERFGGLDDVYHFRVPETIPAFSFFDIRPALEAGRNREDAIQDKVDHFHDILRMIMGREQYGQAFVANEILSYLIKALFDEEYGSDVFGLDDLFAAALRMQREQTIPPVSADNQNIEESLTRHFAKDNHQFQVSMDAVGNRLDKLKEDAHLRRIFSHVPEQNDAGEYVDNRFDFREFLDEDATIIFDLGDLRPEAQRAITLLLLSNLWDAVQVRRRDGQTDYEKLTNLIIEEAAPVASTKLVSEQLLPQGRSFGLSMGLVMQFPEQVRNRNERAYDEVLNNIKTKLIGNISIERDLAESLAHEDLSPTELRNRINTLPSGEWIAQLPSPSFGETGPPPFSLQPLPIAPGHPESDQPLTEPQEDHFESVSRPRMVERTQAQYGLTETAESSTAPEETVWGSTGADTTGSAADGDTATDPTQSAFISESTTEDVSTSTTQPETDSAPGADESEMSPLFGQATETDGESAGDQAAEPENGATPVQESSVPVPDDELRQRGLSRDDVRFLNHVLDVMNRADDEYTLLDRMSQLRDEYDDLHIERLTEQNLLEADSAAGRKYYTVLPDGRDLLGRELKAGPGAGDLGEKTPHKVGVRLLELWLQQRDDVVRVEPYYETDDGTVLDVAGFDEGGDLVWAGEAELASNNRHAPVEDYDKLSTVDADAIWAFNNRETALDVLESLADADRIDERVSGRAARSFATIRDAVGEFDAAGLTTVRGFKNLDQELNQ from the coding sequence ATGACTGAGTACCTGCGCGTCACGCCCACATCCGAGCGTCTTGAACCGGAGAATATCCCCCGAGTCCTCGACAGCCTCCACAAACTGACCACGCCCGGCTCGTCGGGCCTCGGGGCGAAGCTGAACCCGCTCCACAGTGAGACACCACCCCGATTCGAGTTCCTCGCGATCAGCGATGGCCCGGATGACCCGGTGGAGTTCTTCTACGGGGCCGACGCGCACCTCGATACGCTTGAGAAACGCCTCCGTTCCATCTATCCGGCCACGTTCGACATCGAGCGCATCGACGTCGACGTTGCCGCCCGGCTCATCCAGCCAGTCGAGTTCACACCGCAGGAATTCGTCGACCACTACGAGGCCGGGCGGCTGCAGTACGAGTTTGGCCCGGCAGAACAGTACGACATCGTCGACGAGGAATCAGTGGACGCCGAGACAGCCGAAGCCGACCCCGTCGTCGACGGCGGTACGGCATCCACGAGCGTCCCCGATCATCACGTAACTGTCGGGGACTCAGCCCTCGAACTAGCGCCGCCCGATGCACTTCCAGACGACGAGGAAGAGCGACGGGCCATTGAGAAGCCAACGATGACACCGGCGGGAACAATTCTAGCTCGCCCTGCCCAAGACGCTGTCTCGCCGCTCGGTGTCCGGTGGTGTGGCTCCGCGTCGCGGAAGCAGGACTGGATGACCTCGCTGACACCGTTCACGGCAGAAGAAACGGACAGCGACCTCTCGTCCGCCGACGAACCCGGCGCGGCGCTGGCGTCGCTGATCGACCACCTGATGGAGGCGACAGCGCCGACCGCGTTCCAAGTCGTCTTCCAACGGCGTGCCAGCTGGCAGTCCGACGCGGAGGTGCGGAAAGAGGACCTCGTCGACGGCCGCGACACGTTCTTCCAGGAAGTCGTCGGGTCATTTCTCGAAGTCGAGGAGCAGCGGAGCGATCAGGACGACCGGCAGCTCAGCGAGGCCGTCGAGAAGCGGATCGAGTCCATCGACGCGAAGAACGCCAAACGGTCGTTCACGGTCAACATCCGGGCCGCCGGCGTCCCCGTCGACGATACCCACGACGACCTCGATGGCCGGATGGACTCGCTCCTCCCGGTGTTCGACCCGCTTGATGGCCCGTTCTACGAGGTCGAGGGGCAACGCCTCCGGAACAGCGGCTTCCGTGAGAAAACGAAGGAGAAGAAGGCACGGGCCGCACTTCAACGCCTCCTCAATCGCGAGTTGACGACGGGACGGGGGAAGACCCGTCCCGAGCTGGTCCTCAGCGGGACGGAGCTCGCGAACTTCGTCCTCGTCCCCTCCTCCGAACAGTTAACCGTCGAGGGGACGCGGGGAACCAGAGCCGAACAGCAGAGTCGGAATCCGCTCCCGTGGCCCAACCCGGATCTGATCCAGCAGTTCCAGGAGGGGATGGAGATCGGCTACGCGCTCGACGAGAACGGCGAGCCACGGCCGGACCCGATCCGGATCCCGCCGGACCTGTTGCCGACGCATTACGGGCGGTTCGCGTCGACTGGTGGCGGGAAGTCGAAGGCCATCATCAACGACGCGCTCTCGCTCCGCGAGTCGACTGGTGGCCCCGTCGTTCTCGTCGACCCAAAGGGCGACGGGATGTGTGAGAACTACCTGCGCTGCCACTACGAGCGGTTCGGTGGCCTGGACGACGTCTACCACTTCCGCGTCCCGGAGACGATTCCTGCGTTCTCGTTCTTCGACATCCGTCCAGCGCTCGAGGCCGGTCGCAACCGTGAGGACGCGATTCAGGACAAGGTCGACCACTTCCACGACATCCTCCGGATGATTATGGGCCGCGAGCAGTATGGCCAGGCGTTCGTCGCGAACGAGATTCTGAGCTACCTGATCAAGGCGCTATTCGACGAGGAGTATGGGAGTGACGTGTTCGGGCTAGACGACCTCTTCGCCGCCGCCCTCCGGATGCAGCGCGAGCAGACGATTCCCCCGGTCTCTGCGGACAACCAGAACATCGAGGAATCGCTGACGCGCCACTTCGCGAAGGACAACCACCAGTTCCAGGTGTCGATGGACGCGGTCGGGAACCGCCTCGACAAGCTCAAAGAGGACGCGCACCTCCGGCGGATCTTCAGCCACGTCCCCGAGCAGAACGACGCCGGCGAGTACGTCGACAACCGCTTCGATTTCCGCGAGTTCCTCGATGAAGATGCCACCATCATCTTCGATCTGGGCGACCTTCGCCCGGAGGCACAGCGAGCGATCACTCTGCTCCTGTTGAGTAACCTCTGGGACGCCGTCCAAGTGCGCCGGCGCGACGGCCAGACCGATTACGAGAAGCTCACGAACCTCATCATCGAGGAGGCCGCACCGGTGGCGTCGACGAAGCTCGTCTCCGAGCAGCTCCTGCCGCAGGGCCGGTCGTTCGGCCTGAGTATGGGGCTCGTGATGCAGTTCCCCGAACAGGTGCGGAACCGGAACGAGCGGGCCTACGACGAGGTGTTGAACAACATCAAGACAAAGCTCATCGGCAACATCTCGATCGAGCGCGACCTCGCGGAGTCGCTTGCCCACGAGGACCTCAGCCCGACCGAACTCCGCAACCGAATCAACACGCTGCCGAGCGGCGAGTGGATCGCCCAGCTCCCGAGCCCGTCGTTCGGGGAGACTGGTCCGCCGCCGTTTTCGCTGCAGCCGCTCCCGATTGCGCCGGGGCATCCAGAAAGCGACCAGCCGCTCACAGAGCCCCAGGAAGACCATTTCGAGTCCGTGTCCCGGCCACGGATGGTCGAGCGGACACAGGCCCAGTACGGGCTGACAGAGACGGCTGAGTCGAGCACTGCTCCGGAGGAGACTGTCTGGGGTAGTACTGGAGCCGACACGACGGGCTCGGCTGCCGACGGCGATACAGCGACCGACCCGACGCAATCCGCGTTCATCAGCGAGTCGACGACCGAGGACGTATCGACGTCGACTACGCAGCCAGAGACGGACAGTGCCCCAGGTGCAGACGAGTCAGAGATGAGCCCCCTGTTCGGGCAGGCTACCGAGACGGACGGGGAATCAGCTGGTGACCAAGCAGCGGAGCCGGAGAACGGGGCAACGCCCGTTCAGGAAAGCAGCGTGCCCGTCCCCGATGACGAGCTCCGACAACGCGGCCTCAGTCGAGACGACGTCCGGTTTCTGAATCATGTCCTCGACGTGATGAACAGAGCGGACGACGAGTACACTCTGTTGGACAGGATGAGCCAGCTTCGGGACGAATACGACGATCTCCACATAGAGCGGCTCACGGAGCAGAACCTCCTTGAAGCAGACTCCGCGGCAGGTCGCAAGTACTACACCGTCCTCCCGGACGGCCGAGACCTCCTCGGGAGAGAATTGAAAGCGGGGCCAGGAGCGGGCGATCTCGGCGAGAAAACGCCACACAAGGTGGGCGTCCGCCTCCTCGAGCTGTGGCTCCAGCAGCGGGACGACGTCGTTCGCGTGGAACCGTACTACGAAACCGACGACGGCACGGTACTGGACGTGGCCGGCTTCGACGAGGGCGGAGATCTCGTCTGGGCCGGCGAAGCAGAGCTCGCGAGTAATAATCGGCACGCCCCGGTCGAGGATTACGACAAACTCAGCACGGTGGATGCTGACGCTATCTGGGCCTTCAACAATCGCGAGACAGCCCTCGACGTCCTGGAGAGCCTTGCCGACGCCGATCGGATCGACGAGCGGGTCAGCGGGCGGGCGGCACGGTCGTTCGCGACCATCAGAGACGCCGTCGGCGAGTTCGATGCTGCGGGCCTGACCACCGTTCGGGGCTTCAAAAATCTCGATCAAGAGCTCAACCAATGA
- a CDS encoding hypothetical protein (KEGG: hsl:OE5445R hypothetical protein): MSPSTPTDDEEMAYRVAALPLEYGETRINQLFTRGYNRYVVDGEDQPEDLVNDVERFGTAAFKEQVRADAAEEPFVDEPGTLAVLATLSAICVKEHPKFEHASPRNIQVLYDIRELYVNNLASLIRAHGDSSLQQDIADVLYSKEPGEDGPHPGRVCTGITEMPEFGDGLYLEIPMAAASRKCLVRKDEASTGSDDGGEILTRVKDNKLYVPVGDFDSKYRDYAERAFKKLLRVQEDGLSDDQLTWLTTNESAITERIDRFLETGHHERIWQNWDRGERTIRVLRRALSDAPDDLAQKGEFHTAKELYRAVEAYDAEDDWESSVTDWISSPSSLAKTLADHESHSAVTIDRDGRVNTYRIGRAGTGAEQIEVREIEDLFELPCMANMEERLHEKKPVRKDLYNFARMVMWLPQYQDSSLDEIVGDLKDVFSRWPWYDEQETEYQVRYEFSNTIDGDTPLPMNCDNDDLQRYCIGQDQCPYSIWGSLPFPDEMYEQVEEESAGPSEKF, translated from the coding sequence ATGAGTCCGAGTACGCCCACCGACGACGAGGAGATGGCGTATCGGGTTGCGGCACTCCCGTTGGAGTACGGTGAGACCCGCATCAACCAGCTGTTTACGCGTGGTTACAATCGATACGTCGTCGACGGCGAGGACCAGCCCGAGGACCTCGTGAACGACGTCGAGCGGTTCGGGACGGCGGCGTTCAAAGAGCAGGTTCGTGCCGACGCCGCTGAGGAGCCGTTCGTCGACGAACCGGGGACGCTCGCAGTGCTCGCGACGTTGAGCGCGATCTGTGTGAAAGAGCACCCGAAGTTCGAGCACGCGTCGCCCCGGAACATCCAGGTGCTCTACGACATCCGGGAGCTGTACGTCAACAATCTCGCCTCACTCATCCGCGCCCACGGTGATAGCTCTCTCCAGCAGGACATCGCCGACGTGCTGTACAGTAAGGAACCCGGTGAGGATGGCCCACACCCAGGTCGGGTCTGTACGGGCATCACAGAGATGCCGGAGTTCGGGGATGGTCTCTACCTCGAAATCCCGATGGCGGCAGCGTCACGCAAATGTCTCGTTCGGAAGGACGAGGCGTCGACGGGGAGTGACGATGGCGGGGAGATACTGACGCGAGTGAAAGACAACAAGCTGTACGTCCCGGTCGGTGATTTCGACAGCAAGTATCGGGACTATGCTGAGCGGGCGTTCAAGAAGCTCCTGCGGGTGCAAGAAGACGGGCTCTCCGACGACCAGCTGACGTGGCTGACCACCAACGAGTCGGCGATTACGGAGCGGATCGACCGCTTCCTCGAGACCGGCCATCACGAGCGTATTTGGCAGAATTGGGACCGTGGGGAACGGACGATCCGAGTCCTCCGCCGGGCCCTAAGTGACGCCCCGGACGACCTCGCGCAAAAGGGTGAGTTCCACACGGCGAAAGAACTCTATCGTGCGGTTGAGGCATACGACGCTGAGGACGACTGGGAATCCTCTGTAACGGACTGGATCTCGAGTCCGAGTAGTCTCGCGAAGACGCTGGCCGATCACGAGTCCCACTCGGCAGTCACGATCGACCGCGATGGGCGCGTCAATACGTACCGAATCGGGCGAGCCGGGACCGGCGCCGAACAGATCGAGGTACGGGAAATTGAGGACCTCTTCGAACTTCCCTGTATGGCGAATATGGAGGAGCGACTACACGAGAAGAAGCCCGTCCGGAAGGACCTCTACAACTTCGCACGGATGGTGATGTGGCTCCCACAGTACCAGGACAGCAGCCTCGACGAGATTGTCGGGGACCTCAAGGACGTTTTCTCCCGGTGGCCGTGGTACGACGAGCAGGAGACCGAATACCAGGTCCGCTACGAGTTCTCGAACACCATCGACGGCGACACGCCGTTGCCGATGAACTGCGATAACGACGATCTGCAGCGCTACTGTATCGGCCAGGACCAGTGTCCCTACTCGATCTGGGGCAGTCTTCCGTTCCCGGATGAGATGTACGAGCAGGTTGAGGAGGAATCAGCTGGGCCCTCAGAGAAATTCTGA
- a CDS encoding hypothetical protein (KEGG: bts:Btus_2967 hypothetical protein) has product MRSFITRAGRKLKDLFRGDQEVETDSSPLAVSYVPRAGVQEQIVQRLDGEKNLFHIAGEPGVGKTFLLDWVEDEFGDEYAVERVELGSHHSIQTVAQKIYRTILDDIPESVKEGDREITGISGSASAGGFGGGGGISWTRNPPEWAEDRFQYIEALDQMADHIPDGHKRLICLDDVHNVDDDEKKIKDALSEIAEVLGPNVTLLSVGRLQFNGQVPVIRLSTFSEAQSVELLMNEVPEMAPATARELHDRVSGHPYYLGLLADIKDPAAAIEVPEEDIRDYIEEEYLEALGGDEERFLQATSPLTELDEYVCSAVLADEDGFDQVGVRRLLRGLNKRVIVQDKRTGPDGTTRYAIHDKFREFLLRQESNPGELHVAAFEFYTDQLRSQIASNETDFEQGTQSTTLCTHHLSALIELQEQQQSVAGFLETALGEDGLPFYTATVLLDELKAWPTDDVPETVVSTVLSTLENREPLARYFFDEEVDRSWAEQLYDQEVFADPDIPHMQYLSSIIDVHPDFVVNVITNLDTEDPNTRRWLISIAGDMPADEAAETAATIESWVSKSESFHQLDFYAIQLIQHLVEHDEIEAAVTVLGGVLRAPQRDADLDWQQDEQFEQFELHELFQETRETFVEACGHEFLNALDEALRRSLDAGTDPEGEPVYESVAGRTPIPDLDYGENNSGERKHILFTYLSLATNQWVSADPNDDSREDLITSYLEDPIPAFRRIGLFLLSQHPDTYQDLVADELGEETNYDDDNIQYDFYRLVETAFSSLDDDQQDHVYKVLREGPQDREWIEDRAAHEAPDREQSEDEIVQERVERWRLKRLYLLDGEVSADQQEYIDFLVEKFGVPERTASEPYTPSVRGGFVDERGPEDLETLRTWSAETVLEMCVDWKPPEDQSWSFDDDERVEISHWGFAKQLSQLVKEQPASYAERISVLEDAKPQYADVVLDGLSEALQNDGRFSWQPVLSFCETVTDEPSQWPSRCRTSIARLLREGIQSDQTDFPRKDLVRVEGLLVRLLTEVGLETIEEQPQSWKGGVGDPEEEVRRNGVGAVVSYIWWQDQNNCLGDDGLDEPLRGAIQTRIIEDSAVPVRTALGRHFQTFWAADKNLIQTHLDDLFPKGDENEANQLFSAVWNGYTRGNPLLQPAFSDLRPFYRHALDLLAEDESDEGWITAATTASHIGMAYVVEDESLGDDESLIRQFYDMMHSETTANVANAFSQVLDNEDSPLDDHWDSIRELWQWRLDQVESEISDIEGAAEYHQEFRYFLQCLQHTDATSLEDEQALVEQTAPFLVHQAPHVRILEEWLGEQSATYPAAAISVYQAVIEAVPDGEWHNVARSSKDEMRETLYTNAIHAGDEPGSHAYKVANRFAAAGYEIDKEFLDSYLSDDDSR; this is encoded by the coding sequence ATGAGATCATTCATCACGAGGGCCGGGAGGAAACTCAAGGACCTTTTCAGAGGTGATCAGGAGGTGGAGACAGATTCGTCACCCTTGGCAGTCAGTTATGTCCCACGGGCGGGTGTCCAAGAACAGATAGTTCAGCGCCTAGACGGAGAGAAGAATCTGTTTCATATTGCGGGCGAGCCAGGTGTTGGGAAGACCTTTCTCCTTGACTGGGTGGAGGACGAGTTCGGTGACGAATATGCGGTCGAACGGGTTGAGTTAGGCTCTCACCACAGTATCCAGACGGTGGCACAGAAAATCTACCGGACGATCCTTGATGATATCCCAGAATCGGTGAAGGAAGGCGACCGAGAGATTACCGGTATCTCGGGAAGCGCTAGCGCTGGCGGGTTCGGAGGCGGCGGCGGGATCTCATGGACACGAAACCCCCCTGAGTGGGCGGAAGATAGATTCCAATATATTGAAGCACTGGATCAGATGGCTGACCACATTCCAGACGGTCATAAGCGACTCATCTGCCTTGATGACGTCCACAACGTTGACGATGACGAGAAGAAAATTAAAGATGCTCTCAGCGAGATTGCCGAAGTACTTGGACCGAATGTCACCTTGCTATCAGTAGGCCGGCTACAGTTCAATGGCCAAGTTCCGGTGATCCGTCTTTCTACGTTCAGTGAGGCACAGTCCGTTGAACTCCTGATGAACGAAGTACCTGAGATGGCACCAGCGACGGCACGGGAACTCCATGACCGGGTGAGTGGCCATCCATACTACTTGGGTCTCTTGGCAGATATCAAGGATCCCGCCGCCGCTATCGAGGTCCCTGAGGAAGACATCCGTGACTATATTGAAGAGGAGTATCTGGAAGCGCTGGGTGGAGACGAAGAGCGGTTCCTCCAGGCGACATCTCCGCTGACCGAGCTAGATGAGTATGTTTGTAGCGCTGTATTGGCGGACGAAGACGGGTTTGATCAGGTTGGTGTCCGCCGGTTGTTACGTGGTCTCAACAAGCGGGTAATCGTCCAAGACAAGAGGACCGGCCCCGACGGGACGACTCGGTACGCGATCCACGACAAGTTCAGAGAGTTCTTGCTCCGCCAGGAGTCGAATCCGGGTGAACTCCACGTAGCAGCGTTTGAGTTCTATACAGATCAGCTTCGAAGCCAGATTGCGTCTAATGAAACTGATTTCGAACAGGGGACACAGTCCACCACGCTCTGTACCCATCACCTGTCCGCTCTGATCGAGTTACAGGAGCAACAGCAGAGCGTAGCTGGTTTTCTGGAAACAGCATTAGGAGAGGATGGATTACCGTTCTATACGGCGACTGTTCTTCTTGACGAGCTCAAAGCGTGGCCGACAGATGATGTACCGGAAACTGTCGTGTCGACGGTGCTGTCTACCTTGGAGAATCGAGAACCGCTTGCACGGTACTTTTTCGACGAGGAGGTCGATCGATCGTGGGCCGAACAACTCTACGATCAAGAAGTCTTCGCTGATCCAGATATCCCTCACATGCAGTACCTGTCCAGCATCATCGACGTTCACCCGGACTTTGTGGTCAATGTTATTACTAATCTCGACACCGAAGATCCGAACACGCGACGGTGGCTAATCAGCATCGCAGGCGATATGCCGGCGGATGAAGCGGCTGAGACAGCTGCTACTATCGAGTCGTGGGTCTCAAAGTCAGAGTCGTTCCACCAACTGGATTTCTATGCGATACAGCTAATCCAGCATTTGGTTGAACATGACGAGATAGAGGCTGCAGTGACCGTGTTAGGCGGTGTACTTCGGGCACCACAACGCGATGCCGACCTCGACTGGCAGCAGGACGAGCAGTTCGAACAGTTTGAACTCCATGAGCTGTTTCAGGAGACACGTGAGACCTTTGTTGAGGCGTGTGGCCACGAGTTCCTCAATGCATTAGATGAAGCATTACGAAGGAGCTTGGATGCCGGAACGGATCCTGAAGGAGAGCCGGTTTATGAATCAGTAGCTGGCCGAACCCCAATACCGGATCTTGATTACGGGGAGAACAATTCCGGTGAACGGAAGCATATCCTCTTCACGTATCTGAGTCTTGCTACCAACCAGTGGGTTAGTGCTGATCCAAACGACGATAGCCGGGAAGATTTGATCACATCATACCTAGAGGACCCTATTCCTGCGTTCCGCCGTATCGGCTTGTTTCTCCTCAGTCAGCACCCTGACACATATCAAGACCTCGTTGCCGATGAGTTAGGAGAGGAGACAAACTACGACGATGATAATATTCAGTATGATTTCTATAGACTGGTAGAAACCGCGTTTTCCTCTCTCGACGACGACCAGCAGGATCATGTCTACAAGGTACTCCGTGAGGGGCCACAAGATAGAGAGTGGATTGAGGACCGGGCAGCCCACGAAGCGCCAGATCGTGAGCAGTCTGAAGACGAAATTGTACAGGAGCGCGTGGAGCGGTGGCGATTGAAACGCTTGTATCTCCTTGATGGGGAAGTCTCAGCTGACCAGCAGGAGTATATTGACTTCTTAGTCGAAAAATTCGGGGTCCCAGAAAGGACTGCGTCCGAGCCGTATACACCATCGGTCCGTGGTGGTTTTGTGGATGAACGAGGACCGGAGGATCTTGAGACGCTTCGTACTTGGTCCGCTGAAACAGTTTTGGAGATGTGTGTGGACTGGAAACCACCTGAGGACCAATCGTGGTCTTTCGATGATGATGAGCGGGTAGAGATCAGTCATTGGGGGTTCGCCAAACAGCTCTCCCAGTTGGTTAAGGAGCAACCAGCTTCGTACGCAGAGAGGATCAGTGTTCTGGAAGATGCGAAGCCACAGTACGCGGATGTCGTTCTGGACGGGCTTTCTGAAGCGCTACAGAACGATGGGCGGTTCTCCTGGCAGCCAGTATTGTCGTTTTGCGAAACGGTAACAGATGAACCCAGTCAGTGGCCGTCTCGGTGCCGTACCTCGATTGCCCGGCTTCTCCGAGAGGGTATCCAGTCAGACCAGACTGATTTCCCCAGGAAGGATTTAGTCCGTGTTGAGGGGCTGTTGGTTCGTTTGCTCACGGAGGTCGGTCTTGAGACAATAGAAGAGCAGCCGCAGAGTTGGAAAGGTGGCGTCGGTGACCCTGAAGAGGAAGTACGGAGAAACGGAGTCGGTGCAGTTGTCAGTTATATATGGTGGCAGGACCAGAACAATTGTTTAGGTGACGATGGGTTAGATGAGCCTCTCCGAGGAGCAATCCAGACAAGGATAATTGAAGATAGCGCTGTCCCGGTGCGGACGGCTTTGGGCAGGCATTTCCAGACGTTCTGGGCAGCAGATAAAAATCTGATTCAGACACATTTGGACGACCTCTTTCCAAAAGGCGATGAAAACGAGGCGAATCAGCTGTTTTCGGCAGTGTGGAACGGGTACACTAGAGGAAACCCACTCCTTCAACCAGCATTCTCGGACCTACGGCCGTTCTACAGACATGCATTAGATTTGCTGGCCGAAGATGAGTCTGATGAGGGATGGATCACTGCAGCGACGACAGCGTCCCATATTGGTATGGCGTATGTCGTTGAAGACGAATCACTTGGCGACGATGAGAGTTTGATACGGCAATTCTATGACATGATGCATTCGGAGACAACAGCAAACGTGGCCAATGCATTCTCACAAGTTCTTGATAACGAGGACAGCCCGCTCGACGATCACTGGGACTCAATCCGTGAGCTCTGGCAGTGGCGTCTTGATCAAGTCGAAAGTGAGATATCCGATATCGAAGGTGCCGCCGAGTACCATCAAGAATTCAGATATTTCCTTCAATGTCTTCAGCACACTGATGCAACCAGTTTGGAGGACGAACAGGCCCTTGTGGAGCAGACTGCTCCTTTCCTCGTTCATCAAGCCCCGCATGTGCGGATACTTGAGGAATGGTTAGGCGAACAGTCAGCTACCTACCCTGCTGCAGCGATATCCGTTTACCAGGCTGTCATTGAAGCAGTCCCTGATGGAGAATGGCACAATGTTGCCCGTTCAAGCAAAGACGAGATGCGAGAGACGTTGTATACAAACGCCATACACGCAGGGGATGAACCAGGATCCCATGCGTACAAGGTCGCAAACCGATTCGCAGCAGCCGGGTACGAGATAGATAAAGAGTTTCTTGACAGCTACCTCAGTGACGACGATTCCCGCTAA